From a single Thiovulum sp. ES genomic region:
- a CDS encoding putative nucleoside-diphosphate sugar epimerase (PFAM: Polysaccharide biosynthesis protein), whose protein sequence is MKSRIIFFLFFDLIISAITLYSAYLLRFNLDIPSSMIEKIPTIFATIFILKFIFLYMFRVYFLIWRLVSLQDILNIIKAHIFSYGIFTAIVLTSLNFYKIDFLLPIPKSVIIIDFALSLGIIAILRMGRRLYFENRIPEVSNPTLIIGVDEGVDFIIKKARRGKIPYSPVAILDLKKDSKKINNYISNLKVYGIENLEKVVTNYGIKSVIVTKETSSLDALFENLKNLGVSDFKVASPISNKIKNVSIEDLLARHPKDLDLEAIQKFIEGKRILITGAGGSIGSELSKQVEKFGADEILLLDHSEYNLYQIGENLKNSKHKNYLLNIVNRDDLEKVFQANEIDLVLHSAAYKHVPLCEENIGSAIENNIFGSINVIDLAIEYEVPKVVIISTDKAVRPTNVMGATKRVVELYAQNVDSGNSEIGAVRFGNVLGSSGSVIPKFKKLIENNQPITVTHPDITRYFMLVSEACQLVLQTGTVSQGGEIFILDMGEPVKIVDLAEKMKKLYGKESLQIEFIGLRPGEKKFEELLISDAEMKTKYESIFVTEPTKIDFRQLQKDISKMLFADEVRKLEILKNIVPEFQHNQNLGN, encoded by the coding sequence ATGAAATCCCGTATAATTTTTTTCCTATTTTTTGATTTAATAATTTCTGCAATAACACTATATTCAGCTTATTTACTTCGATTCAATTTGGATATTCCAAGTTCGATGATTGAAAAGATTCCAACAATTTTTGCAACAATTTTTATATTAAAATTTATTTTCCTGTATATGTTCCGAGTCTATTTTTTAATTTGGCGACTCGTTTCGCTTCAAGATATTTTAAATATTATAAAAGCACATATTTTTTCATATGGAATTTTTACAGCAATTGTTTTAACATCGCTAAATTTTTACAAAATAGATTTTCTATTGCCAATTCCAAAAAGTGTAATTATTATTGATTTTGCACTTTCACTTGGAATAATTGCAATTTTAAGAATGGGGCGACGACTATATTTTGAAAATAGGATTCCTGAAGTTTCAAATCCAACACTAATTATTGGAGTTGATGAAGGTGTCGATTTTATCATCAAAAAAGCTCGTCGTGGAAAAATTCCATACTCTCCAGTTGCAATTCTAGATTTAAAAAAAGATAGCAAAAAAATAAACAATTACATTTCAAATCTCAAAGTTTATGGAATAGAAAATTTGGAGAAAGTCGTAACAAATTACGGAATAAAATCGGTGATTGTTACAAAAGAGACCTCATCGCTTGATGCACTTTTTGAGAACCTAAAGAATTTAGGTGTTTCTGATTTTAAAGTTGCTTCTCCAATTAGTAACAAAATAAAAAATGTTTCGATTGAAGATTTACTTGCACGACATCCAAAAGATTTAGATTTGGAAGCGATTCAAAAATTTATCGAGGGGAAACGAATCTTAATTACTGGTGCAGGTGGCTCAATTGGTAGCGAACTTTCAAAACAGGTTGAAAAATTTGGTGCAGATGAAATTCTTCTACTCGACCACAGCGAATATAATTTGTATCAAATTGGAGAAAATCTAAAAAATTCCAAACACAAAAACTATCTTCTAAATATTGTGAATCGAGATGATTTGGAAAAAGTTTTTCAGGCAAATGAAATTGATTTAGTTTTACATTCAGCAGCTTATAAACATGTTCCGCTTTGTGAAGAAAATATTGGTTCGGCAATTGAAAACAATATCTTTGGTTCGATAAACGTGATTGATTTGGCAATTGAATACGAAGTTCCAAAAGTTGTAATTATTTCGACTGACAAAGCTGTACGACCGACAAATGTGATGGGTGCGACAAAAAGAGTTGTTGAACTTTATGCCCAAAATGTAGATAGCGGAAATAGTGAAATTGGGGCTGTTAGATTTGGGAATGTTCTAGGTAGTAGTGGTTCTGTAATTCCAAAATTCAAAAAACTTATTGAAAATAATCAGCCAATTACAGTTACACACCCAGACATTACTCGATATTTTATGCTTGTGTCGGAGGCTTGTCAATTGGTTTTACAAACAGGAACAGTTTCACAGGGAGGAGAGATTTTTATTCTTGATATGGGTGAGCCTGTTAAAATTGTTGATTTAGCTGAAAAAATGAAAAAGCTCTATGGAAAAGAGTCTTTGCAAATTGAGTTTATCGGCTTGAGACCTGGTGAGAAAAAATTTGAAGAACTTTTAATTTCAGATGCGGAAATGAAAACAAAATATGAATCTATCTTTGTTACTGAACCGACAAAAATTGATTTTCGACAACTTCAAAAAGATATTTCAAAAATGCTATTTGCCGATGAGGTCAGAAAATTAGAGATTTTAAAAAATATTGTTCCTGAATTCCAGCACAATCAAAATCTCGGAAATTAA